GTGGCTATATGATTTGCAGGTGTAGTATTGAATAAATTAGTTGTCCTAGTACTAGTATACTTCCCCTTCaatttttaaagttatttttatttttgattggGTAAACCTTGAATTAAATGCACTTGACACCTTATGTCTGCCAAGAAGTTAATATGGACAAATATTGCAACCCTCATATGTTGCATGTACTCCAAAACATTAAAGTCACTGGCTGgtaaagtgaataacattgaccATTTTGTTACAACACAATGTTCTGCAGGGAAACCTTGgatcctggcattcatgtggatgccacttgacatgctcTGTCCATGCTTACACCATCACGTACCAAGCAGGACAACACACCATCCCACACCATAAAAACTGCTCAGTAATGGCCCGAGGAgcatgacaaaaagctcaaggtgtcaacctggCTCCCAAATTCACCACGTCCCAATGTGTTCAAGCATCTGTAGAACATGCttgtaccccacctcacaatcCACAGGACTCAGTATTCGACACCAaatgccctggtgccagacaccgaAAGACACATCCCAGAGGTCTTGTGTTGGtgcctcaacaggtcagagctTAGTCTGATCTGAGGAGGCCCCCTGTGTGGATTAGGGTTACCTCTAGGGTACCAGCATGCCCCACAAATACTTAGAGGAATTATGAGGCCAGGTCAGTACCTCAAggcattcctgagcagtttttgtggtgtgttaaGGGGTAGTGTTAAAAGCAGTTGTATTGTGTCTGCAGCAGTATTTGGGTGCATAGAGCCttgtcaggtggcatccacagtttccctgcagaacactgcattgtaacGAGACCATCAGTGTTGTGCACATCACCAACcagtgattttaatgttttggctgattcgTGTATGTTCCTTTGACTGCACTGAAATATATTATATAACTAGGGTGGCTTGTTTTGGAATGCTTGGATAAAGCAGTAGGTATATGAAGTCAAATAATGAAGCAACCACTCTCTCTTTTTTAGCTGGAATTATTTCACTCCTTGATGAGGAGGAGCCACAGCTCAAGGTAAGAACTGGTTGAATAATACTTGCAGATGGCAAACTTCCATAAAGAAATTATGTCATGTCATATCATGCCAAGTCAAACAGCATTCAGAATGATCGAGATcacatgtgagtgtgtttttatgtatttgtaaaaacatgtttttaggaCACTGGTTCCTGATGAAAAGTTACACAGTGAGCCAGTAACAAAGGTTTAAAGCTCACAAACACATCTATTAATGTACCGTTTGTCAGATTGAAGAGTGGCTCCTGCAGGTTTCCTTAGGGGGTTAAGGTGTGgtgtgatgtatttatttttttatttgactcCCAATGCAATGCTTTATGGGTAATGAAAACATGAGGCTATCATCTCTGTGTGCATTGAAATCCAAGCTTCAGATTTTATCATCGTAGTTAAGACAGTTTTGTGAAGTGCAACACATCTACATTCCAACAGTATAAGACCCAAATAATGGTGATAACACAGCTGAAGCTTGGTACTGACTGCACCTTAAACACAGTTTCCTCCATGGGTCCAACTATTGAAGATATTAAGTAAACTAAGCTGGAGAAATGGTATGTAAATTGTGTATCTGTAATACCTCTGTTTCCCTTGCAGGAGTTTGCTCTGCACAAGCTAGATGCCATTGTGAATGACTTCTGGGCAGAGATTTCGGGATCAGTAGATAAAATGTAAGTACCATTGGTGAGCTTGGACATTATAATAGAGAAAAGGATGTTACATTGGGCAGCAGCAACTTCAGCtcttagttttattttttctctgtctgCAGCACAGAGAACAAATTACAATAACCCAAAGTAGGTGCAGACACTGTATGCAGATGAAATGTAGCAGGGCAGTGCAGTGTGCAGCTTGTCACAATTTAAGAGTTTGCTGCTTAGAAACTGCTCCGTGGGATGGGGGAAAGATAATTTAGATGTTGCAGGTCCAATTTTTTAGTCTTATGTAACAATCTGTGTGTTGTGTACTCTCAGTGAGGTCCTGTATGAGGATGAGACGTTTAGGAGCAGAGCCTTTGCTGCCCTGGTGGCCTCTAAGGTTTTCTACCACCTCGGAGCCTTTGAGGAATCGCTGAACTACGCTCTTGGTGCTGGAGATCTCTTCAATGTCACAGATGACTCCGAATATGTGGAGACCATCATTGGTGAGTGATCAAATAAAAAGGCTTgacctcttgtttttttttttttttttttattattattatttgcctGGCTCCTCTGTgataatgtgacatttttgttgtttggatGCTGCGGTGACCCTGATACTCTTAACAGTGTGAAGTCAATGGCTttattgggggaaaaaaatgcataccTCCAGCTTAGAAACTGCCAGGGCTTTTTGGTggtcagaatcagaaatactttattgatccccgaggggaaattatttatgttacaggtgatccttgcaagagaggaaagatacatgaaaatataagaaatttaaacaggagtattaacaaatatatagttaaataaacaggaattattaacaaacataaacgtaaataaatatatacagtacaggccaaaagtttggacacaccttctcattcaatgcgttttctttattttcatgactatttacattgtagattctcactgaaggcatcaaaactatgaatgaacacatgtggagttatgtacttaacaaaaaaaggtgaaataactgaaaacatgttttatattctagtttcttcaaaatagccaccctttgctctgattactgctttgcacactcttggcattctctccatgagcttcaagaggtagtcacctgaaatggttttccaacagtcttgaaggagttcccagaggtgtttagcacttgttggcccctttgccttcactctgcggtccagctcaccccaaaccatctcgattgggttcaggtccggtgactgtggaggccaggtcatctgccgcagcactccatcactctccttcttggtcaaatagcccttacacagcctggaggtgtgtttggggtcattgtcctgttgaaaaataaatgatcgtccaactaaacgcaaaccggatgggatggcatgtcgctgcaggatgctgtggtagccatgctggttcagtgtgccttcaattttgaataaatccccaacagtgtcaccagcaaaacacccccacaccatcacacctcctcctccatgcttcacagtgggaaccaggcatgtggaatccatccgttcaccttttctgcgtctcacaaagacacggcggttggaaccaaagatctcaaatttggactcatcagaccaaagcacagatttccacaggtctaatgtccattccttgtgtttcttggcccaaacaaatctcttctgcttgttgcctctccttagcagtggtttcctagcagctatttgaccatgaaggcctgattggcgcagtctcctcttaacagttgttctagagatgggtctgctgctagaactctgtgtggcattcatctggtctctgatctgagctgctgttaacttgcgatttctgaggctggtgactcggatgaccttatcctcagaagcagaggtgactcttggtcttcctttcctgggtcggtcctcatgtgtgccagtttcgttgtagcgcttgatggtttttgcgactccacttggggacacatttaaagtttttgcaattttccggactgactgaccttcatttcttaaagtaatgatggccactcgtttttctttagttagctgattggttcttgccataatatgaattttaacagttgtccaatagagctgtcggctgtgtattaacctgacttctgcacaacacaactgatggtcccaaccccattgataaagcaagaaattccactaattaaccctgataaggcacacctgtgaagtggaaaccatttcaggtgactacctcttgaagctcatggagagaatgccaagagtgtgcaaagcagtaatcagagcaaagggtggctattttgaagaaactagaatataaaacatgttttcagttatttcacctttttttgttaagtacataactccacatgtgttcattcatagttttgatgccttcagtgagaatctacaatgtaaatagtcatgaaaataaagaaaacgcattgaatgagaaggtgtgtccaaatttttggcctgtactgtatatatacacatatatatttattgcagtgtgtgaaaaagtctcagggccactcagagggaggagttgtacagtttgatggccacaggcaggaatgaggCCAGCCCAGCCcaggtatgagtctcccactgaaagtactcttgtgcctgaccagcacatggtggagtgggtgtgagacattttccaagatagttcgtagcttagacagcatcctcctctctgacaccatcatcagagagtcacactccgttcccacaacgtcactggccttgtggatcagtttgttgagtctgttggcgtctGCCACCCTCAgactgctgccccagcacacaacagcatggaggatagcactggccaccacagactcatagaaaatcctgagcatagtccggcagatgttgaaggacctcagtcgcctcagaaaatagagacggctctggcccttcctgtagagagcgttagtgttcttaacccagtccagtttattgtcagtgtgtacccccaggtacttatagtcctctacaatgtccacactgaccccttggatggaaacaggggtcaccggtgtcttggtcctcctcagatccacagccagttcctttgtctttgccacgttgagctgcagatggttctgctcacaccatgtgacgaagttatccacaacagccctgtactcatcctcatcacccttgctgatacatccaactatagtagagtcatcagaaaacttctgaagatgacaagactctgtctggtagctgaagtccgtggtgtagagggtgaagaggaagggagagaggacagtcccctgcggggccccggtattgttgaccactctgtctgacacacagcgttgcaagcgcacatactgtggtctgccagtcaagtagtctacaatccaggacaccagggggacatccacctgcattgctgtcagcttgtcacccagtagagctggacggatggtgttgaatgcactggagaagtcaaaaaacatgaccctcacagtgctcaccggcttatccaaatgggcgtagacacggttgagcaggtagatgatggcatcctcaactccaagtcggggctgataggtgaactggagggggtccaaaagtggcttgaccatgggccaGAGCTGCTCCAAGACAAAGTCAATGAAGGACATATGGAATAAGATTTTACATTAAACTGTCATTGAATTCAGAGGTGAAACGAGGCCCCTTTTTTTCCATCCTTTTCCTGTGTTTGCTTTTAGCCAAATGCATCGACCACTACACCAAGCTGCGGGTGGAGAATGCCGAGCtgccagaggaagaggagaagaaaagcatCGACCCCCGCCTTGAGGGCATTGTCAACAAGATGTTCCTGCGTTGCCTAGACGACCACAAGTACAAGCAGGCCATTGGCATCGCCCTGGAGACCAGACGACTTGACATGTTTGAGAAAACCATCTTAGAATCGGTCAGTCGGCAATGTCATTCACAGCTGATTTCACTTTattgaaatacatttaaaaaatgttttgtcttgCTTTCTTATCCTCTTCCTTGTCATGAAACATGTTAACAACTGCTAtgttcttctttctcttctcaATCAGAATGATGTGAGTGGCCTCCTTGCCTACAGCCTGAAGGTCTGCATGTCCTTGATGCAGAACAAGAAGTTCCGCAATGAGGTGTTGAGGGTGCTGGTCAAGCTCTATATGAACTTGGAGAAGCCTGATTTCATCAATGTCTGTCAGGTAACTAATGAGATAATCAAAAACACCCTATGCATCATCTCCCTGACCAGTCCCGTCAGTGTTATAAATAAATGTCCTCCTTAAGACAGATTGGTTTTATTAAGTTTTGTTCTTTCAATATTTAGTGTAAGATTTTGATTGACTGAAATCTTGATTTTTAGGGCTGCTTGAAGTACAAAGTTCTGTGTGTTTTAGAAGTTGTATTTatcaatattttaatgtttgttgtatttttgtgcGGATATTTATTATGCTGATGCTGCTGTAATATGCACTTGCCGGTACATTAGGCTAACCTAGCTAAAACTAACACAGTCCAATACAACAGTCCTGCTATATTTCCTAATAAATTGGCAATTAAGTGTAGTTGAGTTACTTTAGCATAGTCAGTTTTATACTCATGATGGCATCTCATGTTTTTGCTTAAGCTTTCAAGTGTTTACCTTGATTCATAACAACAAGCAATGCTAAAGACAGAACATAtatccttttttttctgcattcacagaaatatttttttcaaaaactgtgtcAGAACCTTAAAATCCCTCTCTTATCATTTTTTCTCCACACCTCTCTAGTGCCTGATATTCCTAGATGACCCGCAAGCTGTGAGTGACATCCTGGAGAAGCTGGTGAAGGAGGACAACCTGCTGATGGCCTATCAGATCTGCTTTGATCTGTATGAGAGCGCCAGCCAGCagttcctctcctctgtcatccAGAACCTGCGTACCGTTGGAACACCTATCCCTGCAGTCCCTGGCTCTACAAACACAGGCACTGTGCCCACACCAGACAAAGACAGGTGGGCAGCGGAGGAATCTAAGGACACGCTAAATACCTAGGCAGAAGCACTGCATCTTGGCACATGTTCACACAGGACTTAGGGATTTGTCACTGCTAATGGTTTTGATTTAATCTCTAGGAAATGTCTGTTTAGACTTTCTCAGGTGCTGTGAGTTATGAGGAAAATGgcaaaaaactcaacattttccAAGCATGGCAGGAAAAGATTTATCTCAGTCTGTTAGTCAGCAGACACTACGCAGAACTCTGAACCTACCACTAGGAGGGTTCAGTACACAAGTTTGGAGTTTAAATACTTAGGAGCTCAACAAGCTTTGTTCTTTGGTGTGCCTCTTTTTATACCTGCTGAAAATAACCTGAATAAAGAAGTTAAAATGAGAGATTGAATAAACTTTAATATACATGCACATCTTATGGCCCATCAGGCCATGTACAGTGTATATATGGGATACATGCGGGGACTAACTGAAACTGTGCATAGACGTTTTTTGAGTCGAGTTACTTAATTGTGATGAAGTGATTCAACATTGACAAATTGTTTTGTATGTGTCACAGTgatgcaatggaaacagatgacAAGGCGGGAAGCTCTCCCGCTGGAAAGCTGGCAGAAACGGTATGCTTTTTCAATCATTTTGTACTGTATCACTTTTTTCATTCAAGGTGCTTGTAATCTTTCTGTGTCTAAACAGAGCAGCTTTGGTATGGTTGACAGCTCATCATATCGCTTCTCTGTGCTTTGCAGAAAGATGAGCCCAAAGACCAGAACGCCAAGATGATCAAAATCCTTAGCGGGGAGATGGCCATCGAACTGCACTTGCAGTTCCTAATCCGAAATAACAACACAGATTTAATGATCCTCAAAAACACAAAGGTATTGTAGATGAGAAACAAGATGAattcagaaaatgaataaaaacacttGTTTACACATTCAGGTGAACTGCAGCTTCCTCCTGAGCTCtagtttttttctgtcactcCAGGATGCAGTCCGAAATTCGGTGTGCCACACAGCCACAGTAATAGCCAACTCTTTCATGCACACGGGTACCACAAGTGACCAGTTCCTCAGGTAATTGTGACAGCAGAACGGAAATGTATATGACATATATTGCACAAAGACATAGAGAAACATACTTACTCTAAGTGACATTAAGACTAACATTTTTGTTTGGCCCTTGTAGAGAAAACTTGGAGTGGCTTGCAAGAGCTACCAACTGGGCAAAGTTCACAGCCACAGCAAGTCTGGGTGTCATCCACAAGGTAGATTTCTGTCATTATCATGATGATACGGTGCAAATcaaaaaaacagacagtttTATTCCAAATTTTTAATATAACATGGTGTGTTTTTCAGGGTCATGAGAAGGAGGCTCTCCAGTTAATGGCCACCTACTTGCCCAAAGACACTTCCCCTGGCTCGGCCTACCAGGAGGGAGGAGGCTTGTATGCTCTGGGACTCATTCATGCCAACCATGGCGGGGACATCATCGACTACCTGCTCAGTCAACTCAAGAATGCCAGCAATGATGTGAGGTTTTTTGTTTAATCTACTTTTTATGATGGTTCTTTGAGAACTATATACTAGAATGTGACTCATGAAATGATTGCTGAATTAAGAAGTCAACTGTTTTGAACTTGGTTATAAGATAATACAATTTATGTTAACAAACCTGTGGTGCTTTAGAATTAAAAGCCTCAAGTATAAGTGTGTAGCAGAGACCAGCAGCTAGTTACAGCCACTGTGtcaaatgattaatttatttttcagtgtctTCATGGTCTatttcttttcctctgtttcacAGATTGTTCGTCATGGTGGTGCTCTTGGCCTTGGTTTAGCTGCATTGGGCACAGCCAGACAGGATGTTTACGACCTTCTGAAATCCAACCTGTACCAGGATGATGCTGTTACTGGTGTGTACAGAATCATTTTTTGAATTGCATGATGACAGTCTAGTTTTTGATCCTCACCACTCTGCTTTCTAAAAAGTAATCTTTTACTAAAATTGcaggaaaaaaatctgtcattaATACCTTTTACTTCCTCCTTTTCCTGACCTAATCAAATATATTTGGATAACAATAGATTCGGGTTGCACAGAAATAATGAAGAATATTAACAAATTAATAATGAAATGCTTGAATATGAAAACTGTCTTTTTAAAAGAATAATGTTTGGCTCAACAAATGTAGAAACAAAGAGGTGTCTACACCGGTATCAATATTAATGTTAATGATTTAGTAATGTACACGAGTAAACATctgttggtttaaaaagaaaaacaaaacaagccatGCTGACAATATCATGTAACCTCTCTCAGGTGAAGCTGCGGGCCTGGCCCTGGGTCTGGTCATGCTGGGCTCCAAGTCGGCCCAGGCCATTGAGGACATGGTAGGCTATGCTCAGGAGACCCAGCATGAGAAGATCTTGCGTGGTCTGGCTGTGGGAATTGCCCTGGTCATGTACGGACGCATGGAGGAGGCTGATGCCCTCATTGAAAGCCTCTGCAGAGACAAGGTAAGGCTGAAAAGCCATCAGAAAGCACATCATGTACACCACGAGATtggagttgttttgttttccagcaGAAATAAAGAATGTCATACTTTGTTTTTGTAGCATTGGTGCAGTTTATGGAAATAGTAACACAATAAGTTTGAAAGAAGGAATTGGGGATGGCATTAAAAAAACTCTGTACCTCTAGGTCATTGCTCTCCATAAATCTTATAGATGTAATATGCAGTCCCAGTGTTTGATGTATTAAGCCCTGTATGTACTCGTACAACCGCaggttgtgtgtgcatttcgAGTCACACAGAGGCTTTTCCTCTGTACTTCGGGCCAAGAATCCTTCTATAAGAGGTTGATGTGGGAAATGACTGAAACTTTGTTAACTGTAATTGTTCATCCAGAGGCAAAGTCTCAACATCTGCTTTCCTTCACTGTCTATGATAGGATCCCATCCTGCGGCGCTCTGGTATGTACACAGTGGGCATGGCCTACTGCGGCTCCGGGAACAACAAGGCCATCAGACGCCTGCTACATGTCGCTGTAAGTGTTTTCTGTTTGGCCCTCCTTACAACACGTTATTTCACAGAGGGGAAGACAGGTTTATCATTCTGGCAGTGGAGCAGACTCAAGCAGCAATGGCTGTGACTGTGGCTGGCATCATAATTCAGATTAGTTTACTACTCTGATTATGattgtttaaaaaatctgtACTTAGTTCTATTGGGGGAGAAATATTCAGCTTTAACATCAGTGTTTTCCTGTTTGTGCCTGAATTTAATTTGGGGCCTCACTGTTGCAGAACTTAACTTaaagaaggaaaacaaaagACTATTACATTACAGTTTAATTACAATAAATGTATGTGTATGCCAGTCATTGTACTTGTAGTGCAAATACAATTTTCAACTTAACTTCAGCAGAGTGAACAACTTGTTGTCCTGTAGGTGGCACCTTACTCAAGCTAAAGTTATTAGATGGCATAACAGCGAAGTATATTCCTCACACTGTGAGCCATAGGAGATCTACACCATGAAAGTTAATCAACAAATTTGATGACTGTCAGTATTAGTTTTTCGTTAGTTGACAGTTTTGCTTTTCCTAATAAAGGTGAGTGACGTGAATGATGATGTGAGAAGGGCCGCTGTCGAGTCCATTGGCTTCATCTTGTTCAGGTAAGGACCAGACTGAATTACCTGAGTTCTGAACGCTGTTTATTTCTTTGCATACACCAGAGGCCTTTCTCTCTGGAGCTTTGCGGTCCTCAGCTGAAATTCTAGTTATTTATCTGCCCCTACTTTTACACGCACTGCTTTGTGTTAAgacaaagtaaaagtaaaaccaGCAACAATGCATTTGTGTAGTTTGCTCATTTGGTTTCAAAAGTGTTCTGTAGAAAAAAGACTTTTATATTTCTCATGATGTGCTACAGAAAGGAGTATAGTTTGGGTACAGTACTGAAGCTCAGCTGTATTGACAATAGCATAGAAAAGCTCTGAACTGTAGCCAGTCCAACTGTTTTTGACATTTACCTCTAAAATAGGCTCCAGATGAAGAAGGAGGTTACACTGTATATTGTGCAACAATGTGTTTATCACAAATATGACACAGAAATATTTCAGCTTTTCGTACAAAGTGTAACTCTTAATCAAATTAATTTGTCCTTATTTGATAAGGATCGGTAAAAACATTTGGATGTTTAAAACAAATGATGATAACAGATGCACAGTGTGGACATAGCACTGCTTTGGGTGAACCATTGCAATCCCCTTGTTTTAAAAATTCagcatttgttgttttggttgtcTTACTTTATTCTTTCTTCTATTACCACGGGTCTTAGTTTTGTAGTTTTCTACTGCTGATGAGATGTAGCTGTATGTTTACACCTTGGCTGTGGTGTGATTTTGATGCTCTATTGTCTGGATTTGGAAATGACTTTCTGGTCCTCATGGAAAGTATTTCTGTGTCAAAGGAAGCTGGACGTACTTGTCATTGTCACTCACACATTTTCCTTCGTGACTATTTATAGGGATTCCACACTCTTAGAACGATGTGAATTTACCCATCAGAGACCAGAGCAGTGTTAAACACAGCGCCTAGCCAGTGCACAAATATCAGGGTGTAAATTTTAAGCCCAAAAAAGGCTATGTGATATTCAGTGTGATCAATGGGCCGCTAGATAAACTTTGTGTAAATCTTCACTGTGTTTAGAAAGACTTCTGTACCAGAACAATTCAGTTGGCCTCCTCTTCTCCAACTTCCTAATGGCTCCGGGAAAACTCCCTTCACTCCCCCAACATGCAGACTAGCACGCAATAAGGGCTGCTTTGAGTTCAGATATCTTAAGTCTCTGCTACTCTTAGAAGATCAACAGAGTTTCTGTTCATTAACAGTGAGACAGAGTCGGTCTAGGCCATAATAAAACTGCGACGCACTCCAAACTCGCATACCAAGCTTGTGGACCCTTATCCAAATCTCATATTTATTGCCACATTACTCAAGCACTGTTTAGATTTTGTTAACTAGGTTTAATATAGTGTGTTTAAACTATTATGTAAATTGATGGCTGTAGTAAGATGCTACAAACTGCTATTGTTAAGTATAAAAGGGCAGTAAAAAATAGTGCTGAGTACACTGTCACAACGTACTGTACTATCGCAGTATTTTCTGTCTTAGTTACACTGTTTATTTGGTTGTCCTGTCCTTTGGTTGTGCTTCAGTCAACGCTGGTTCgcgaaaaatacattttcactggcTGATGCATGAGAGTGAAGACATCGACAGTGAAAGAAAATGGACGCTTACAGTTAGTTCAGTTTTCTGTCAGTTTAGCAAcacaaaaaactttatttaacacATTTAGGTTTCTATTTAATCTGGGTGTTGTTCTTTATTATATACAGTCTTCTATTTGGAAACCTGTTAACATGTCAAAACATCAGGCTGAAGTACACATGCAAGAGTGCTTCTCAAAGGTCCGGCAGATACGATAATCATTTCAAGAGTGCAATACATTTTATGTGTCTGTTGTAGAAAAGATTTAAAAGGTAGAGTTGTGTTTGTCTTAACAAAATGTAAGCATGTGGTCAGAGATGGTCCTCACCATGTTCACATAGCCCAAGTAAAAGGATCGGCATTGGAATACATTGTATATAGCATTCACAGAGAGTTTCCAGGTCATGATTATGTCTTCATTCCTCACATAATTGTCTGGTGGCCTGAACTTTGTCAGCTTTTGACCTTTCATAGAGGACATCCTCCTGTCTTCTCGTTTTAGTTAACCTGTTACAGGTCATCTCATGGTTTTATAACGTTTGACAACTCAAACTCTCTTCTTATACGCTTTGAAGTGTCTTGTCGTCTTAAAGAATTCACATTGTTAATATAGCCTGTCCTAAAGGCCCCCTTGAGAAATATTTCGACCCTATATATTCACATATATCACAGAGGAGTTTGACTTATGGATAAAATGGGTTTCCAAAATTATCATGATTTAAATTATGGCTAGATTTTAtcttcaataaaaacataacagaTTCCAAATCATGCATTTTGTTGTGGGGGTATGCCTTTGTCTTTAgagagattttaaaaaatgtttgcaccATAGATTTGATCTACTTCAAGTGCTCCCTTTTTAATTAGATTCATTTGTCGGGTATTTCTAGACAAAGCTAATGTGTTCTTCCTGCTTATTACCTTCATTATCAGTCAGAAGCATTGTGTCTAACACAACGCCACTGGATGCTTGAACAGATGCTTGACGGCACCTTATTGGACTTTGGTAGCTAACTGTCCCAATGCCATTCTTCATTCCCCGCTTCATGAACAGTTTAGAGTTTTCTGCCATAGAAGATCTAAAGGAAATCCTCGTAAAGGTCCGATCTGCATTTGATGTTCTTGGGTTCTGTCCTGGCCCATGACAAGCAGGGCTTTCATAATTACAGGTGATGTAACGCGTGAACGCTTGCCTGAAAGTTTTGTTAAATAGGGTGTAGACCAACGGGTTGATGCCTGAT
This sequence is a window from Epinephelus lanceolatus isolate andai-2023 chromosome 6, ASM4190304v1, whole genome shotgun sequence. Protein-coding genes within it:
- the psmd1 gene encoding 26S proteasome non-ATPase regulatory subunit 1, with translation MITSAAGIISLLDEEEPQLKEFALHKLDAIVNDFWAEISGSVDKIEVLYEDETFRSRAFAALVASKVFYHLGAFEESLNYALGAGDLFNVTDDSEYVETIIAKCIDHYTKLRVENAELPEEEEKKSIDPRLEGIVNKMFLRCLDDHKYKQAIGIALETRRLDMFEKTILESNDVSGLLAYSLKVCMSLMQNKKFRNEVLRVLVKLYMNLEKPDFINVCQCLIFLDDPQAVSDILEKLVKEDNLLMAYQICFDLYESASQQFLSSVIQNLRTVGTPIPAVPGSTNTGTVPTPDKDSDAMETDDKAGSSPAGKLAETKDEPKDQNAKMIKILSGEMAIELHLQFLIRNNNTDLMILKNTKDAVRNSVCHTATVIANSFMHTGTTSDQFLRENLEWLARATNWAKFTATASLGVIHKGHEKEALQLMATYLPKDTSPGSAYQEGGGLYALGLIHANHGGDIIDYLLSQLKNASNDIVRHGGALGLGLAALGTARQDVYDLLKSNLYQDDAVTGEAAGLALGLVMLGSKSAQAIEDMVGYAQETQHEKILRGLAVGIALVMYGRMEEADALIESLCRDKDPILRRSGMYTVGMAYCGSGNNKAIRRLLHVAVSDVNDDVRRAAVESIGFILFRTPEQCPSVVSLLSESYNPHVRCGAAMALGICCAGTGNKEAINLLEPMTNDPVNYVRQGALIASALIMIQQTEVTCPKVNQFRQLYAKVINDKHDDVMAKFGAILAQGILDAGGRNVTISLQSRTGHTHMPSLVGLLVFTQFWFWFPLSHFLSLAFTPTAIIGLNKDLKMPKVQYRSNCKPSTFAYPPALEVPKEKEKEKVSTAVLSITAKAKKKEKEKKEKEEEKMEVEVQEGEKEKKDEEKEKEKKKEAEPNFQLLENPARVMPAQLKVLNMPETCRYQPFKPLHTGGIIIMKDTSEEEEELVEPVSAHGPKIEEEEQEPEPPEPFEYIDE